The Caretta caretta isolate rCarCar2 chromosome 5, rCarCar1.hap1, whole genome shotgun sequence genome contains a region encoding:
- the TMEM175 gene encoding endosomal/lysosomal proton channel TMEM175 isoform X3: MKIAVYLMTFLIVTVAWAAHIRLFQVIELIDDVLALLNLACMMLITFLPYTFSLMASFPGVPFGIFMFSTCAIVIGLIQAVIVAYGFYHPYLLNHQIQMSENQAFYKHHILQIILRGPVLCFLAAVFSFFFIPMSYVLLGLVIFLPHITRLIIWCKNKTGGPEEEEERHRLEAFTFYLNEPLSKERVEAFSDGVYAIVATLLILDICEDNVPDSKEVKDRFHDRLIEALSEYGPNFLAYFASFVTTGLLWFVHHSLFLYITKTTRFMGLLNTFSLAFIGGLPLGYQLTSEFAEKSHNEIEAIQVSCVITFFASIFQFAIWITALFHERETLHPLARYGGKEHAFMFAKLALYPCVSLGAFFLTCLLSKFSTAIFHIMQIVVPFAFLALRILVRISLAIMKSVLSLSRRKSVVLDEEETCLSPAETLS, translated from the exons ACTGTTTCAGGTGATAGAACTTATAGATGATGTTCTTGCCCTTCTAAATTTG gCATGTATGATGCTCATAACTTTCTTGCCATACACG TTTTCCTTAATGGCCTCCTTTCCAGGTGTACCTTTTGGTATTTTCATGTTTAGTACTTGTGCTATTGTCATCGGCCTTATCCAG GCAGTGATAGTAGCCTATGGCTTCTATCATCCCTACTTGCTGAATCACCAGATACAGAtgtctgaaaaccaggccttCTACAAACATCATATCTTACAGATCATTCTAAGAGGACCAGTCCTCTGCTTTTTAGCCGCCGTCTTCTCCTTTTTCTTTATCCCAATG TCTTATGTTCTGCTTGGGCTTGTTATCTTTCTTCCACACATCACTCGGTTAATTATTTGGTGTAAAAATAAGACTGGTG gtccagaagaggaggaggaacgtCATCGCTTAGAGGCCTTCACTTTTTATCTCAATGAACCTTTGAGTAAGGAACGAGTGGAGGCGTTCAGTGATGGCGTGTATGCTATTGTTGCAACCCTGCTCATTTTGGATATATG TGAGGACAATGTCCCTGATTCCAAAGAAGTTAAAGACAGATTCCATGACCGCCTCATTGAAGCTTTAAGTGAATATGGACCAAACTTCCTTGCCTACTTTGCCTCTTTTGTAACAACTGGTCTTCTCTGGTTTGTCCACCACTCGCTCTTTCTTTACATAACAAAAACAACTCGATTTATGGGTCTGCTCAACACATTTTCATTGGCTTTCATTGGAGGGCTTCCTCTCGGTTACCAGCTGACCAGTGAATTTGCAGAGAAGTCTCACAATGAAATCGAAGCTATTCAGGTCAGCTGTGTAATCACTTTCTTTGCCAGTATCTTTCAGTTTGCTATATGGATTACAGCTCTGTTCCATGAAAGGGAAACCTTGCATCCTTTGGCTAGGTATGGCGGCAAGGAACATGCTTTTATGTTTGCTAAGCTTGCTCTCTACCCTTGTGTCAGCCTTGGAGCTTTCTTTCTAACCTGCTTGTTAAGTAAGTTCAGCACAGCGATTTTTCACATCATGCAGATTGTAGTTCCATTTGCTTTCCTTGCCTTGCGTATCCTTGTCAGGATTTCTTTGGCAATTATGAAGTCAGTGTTGTCTCTCTCCAGACGGAAGAGTGTAGTGTTAGATGAAGAGGAAACATGTTTGTCTCCTGCTGAAACACTCTCATAG
- the TMEM175 gene encoding endosomal/lysosomal proton channel TMEM175 isoform X4, which translates to MMLITFLPYTFSLMASFPGVPFGIFMFSTCAIVIGLIQAVIVAYGFYHPYLLNHQIQMSENQAFYKHHILQIILRGPVLCFLAAVFSFFFIPMSYVLLGLVIFLPHITRLIIWCKNKTGGPEEEEERHRLEAFTFYLNEPLSKERVEAFSDGVYAIVATLLILDICEDNVPDSKEVKDRFHDRLIEALSEYGPNFLAYFASFVTTGLLWFVHHSLFLYITKTTRFMGLLNTFSLAFIGGLPLGYQLTSEFAEKSHNEIEAIQVSCVITFFASIFQFAIWITALFHERETLHPLARYGGKEHAFMFAKLALYPCVSLGAFFLTCLLSKFSTAIFHIMQIVVPFAFLALRILVRISLAIMKSVLSLSRRKSVVLDEEETCLSPAETLS; encoded by the exons ATGATGCTCATAACTTTCTTGCCATACACG TTTTCCTTAATGGCCTCCTTTCCAGGTGTACCTTTTGGTATTTTCATGTTTAGTACTTGTGCTATTGTCATCGGCCTTATCCAG GCAGTGATAGTAGCCTATGGCTTCTATCATCCCTACTTGCTGAATCACCAGATACAGAtgtctgaaaaccaggccttCTACAAACATCATATCTTACAGATCATTCTAAGAGGACCAGTCCTCTGCTTTTTAGCCGCCGTCTTCTCCTTTTTCTTTATCCCAATG TCTTATGTTCTGCTTGGGCTTGTTATCTTTCTTCCACACATCACTCGGTTAATTATTTGGTGTAAAAATAAGACTGGTG gtccagaagaggaggaggaacgtCATCGCTTAGAGGCCTTCACTTTTTATCTCAATGAACCTTTGAGTAAGGAACGAGTGGAGGCGTTCAGTGATGGCGTGTATGCTATTGTTGCAACCCTGCTCATTTTGGATATATG TGAGGACAATGTCCCTGATTCCAAAGAAGTTAAAGACAGATTCCATGACCGCCTCATTGAAGCTTTAAGTGAATATGGACCAAACTTCCTTGCCTACTTTGCCTCTTTTGTAACAACTGGTCTTCTCTGGTTTGTCCACCACTCGCTCTTTCTTTACATAACAAAAACAACTCGATTTATGGGTCTGCTCAACACATTTTCATTGGCTTTCATTGGAGGGCTTCCTCTCGGTTACCAGCTGACCAGTGAATTTGCAGAGAAGTCTCACAATGAAATCGAAGCTATTCAGGTCAGCTGTGTAATCACTTTCTTTGCCAGTATCTTTCAGTTTGCTATATGGATTACAGCTCTGTTCCATGAAAGGGAAACCTTGCATCCTTTGGCTAGGTATGGCGGCAAGGAACATGCTTTTATGTTTGCTAAGCTTGCTCTCTACCCTTGTGTCAGCCTTGGAGCTTTCTTTCTAACCTGCTTGTTAAGTAAGTTCAGCACAGCGATTTTTCACATCATGCAGATTGTAGTTCCATTTGCTTTCCTTGCCTTGCGTATCCTTGTCAGGATTTCTTTGGCAATTATGAAGTCAGTGTTGTCTCTCTCCAGACGGAAGAGTGTAGTGTTAGATGAAGAGGAAACATGTTTGTCTCCTGCTGAAACACTCTCATAG